The Cygnus atratus isolate AKBS03 ecotype Queensland, Australia chromosome 2, CAtr_DNAZoo_HiC_assembly, whole genome shotgun sequence genome window below encodes:
- the LOC118249965 gene encoding uncharacterized protein LOC118249965 isoform X1, with the protein MDPEAEIKKQVNPFYCNICKIWCASALNLQTHFLGFKHKTVEEALKAHGIVKAAGGTGDQVKTPEKLPDYVQTEPERFHGQTLEEQLNTCKDSEPALGLNYIIEYRSKDNFPFLYECQLCHCKTGLSNMFMHVCGSKHRLAYLKQHYPEIAESDEVKGKGSELNRKVRQVALTIEKKEGRKQMKVVTDAPMMRKRWQEYPNADDSPSKAKVQHVDTSLSNEEETDCKNKDGKMPDPIQEKTVQEEPEKSHQEQAKPDEKAETNKPIESSKDNKTEEDSKGNDSEKCETNKQLQEETEEFEQEPAANLEEFTSQEELLGYLQSFEILNEDDAAFILKVTQTLTDALVEYRQQSASKKDLLDTEHNGGEVLEHSMEQPDLNSADISDSDTDYSSSRSAKKSLSVTEEDDLQNFSAGTWEAAYENNITAEFLNSVRNMNVEEVTATLHKIAAANPAFRGIDIPNVVRILTESGTLRRPSNGSTQ; encoded by the exons ATTTGCAAAATCTGGTGTGCTTCTGCATTAAACTTGCAGACTCACTTCCTTGGATTCAAGCATAAGACG GTGGAAGAAGCACTGAAAGCTCATGGTATTG ttaaagCTGCAGGTGGCACCGGAGATCAAGTGAAAACACCTGAAAAACTTCCTGATTATG TGCAAACTGAGCCAGAGAGATTTCATGGACAGACTTTGGAAGAGCAACTTAACACATGTAAAGATTCAGAACCTGCACTCG GACTTAATTATATAATCGAATACCGATCAAAAGACAATTTCCCTTTTCTCTATGAGTGTCAACTGTGCCACTGTAAAACAGGACTGAGTAACATGTTCATGCACGTTTGCGGCTCCAAGCATAGACTGGCATACTTG aaacaacaTTATCCTGAGATAGCAGAATCTGATGAAGTTAAGGGTAAAGGCTCTGAACTCAACAGAAAAGTTAGGCAAGTTGCATTAACAattgagaagaaagaaggaagaaaacaaatgaag GTTGTTACGGATGCCCCGATGATGAGGAAGAGATGGCAAGAAT ATCCTAATGCAGATGACAGCCCTTCAAAAGCTAAAGTTCAGCATGTGGATACGTCGCTTAgtaatgaagaagaaacagattgTAAAAATAAGGATGGAAAGATGCCAGACCCTATTCAAG aaaagactGTTCAAGAGGAGCCGGAAAAAAGTCATCAAGAACAGGCAAAACCAGATGAGAAGGCTGAAACTAATAAGCCTATTGAAAGCAGCAAAGACAACAAGACTGAAGAAGACAGCAAAGGCAACgattctgaaaa GTGTGAGACCAATAAACAATTGCAGGAAGAAACCGAGGAATTTGag CAAGAACCTGCAGCAAATCTTGAGGAATTCACTAGTCAGGAAGAACTGTTGGGTTATTTG caaAGTTTTGAGATACTGAATGAAGACGATGCTGCTTTTATCCTAAAAGTAACACAGACTCTCACAGATGCACTGGTGGAATATCGTCAGCAGTCTGCATCAAAAAAA GATCTCTTAGATACTGAACATAATGGAGGAGAAGTATTGGAACATTCCATGGAGCAACCTGACCTGAATTCTGCAGACATTAGTGATTCTGATACTG aCTATTCAAGCAGCCGATCAGCTAAGAAGTCTTTATCAGTAACTGAGGAAGATGACCTGCAAAACTTCTCAGCTGGCACTTGGGAAGCAGCATATGAGAACAACATCACTGCTGAATTTTTGAACAGTGTAAGAAATATGAATGTTGAGGAAGTTACTGCTACTCTACAcaaaatagcagcagcaaacCCAGCTTTCAGAG GAATTGATATTCCAAATGTTGTAAGGATCCTGACTGAAAGTGGGACTCTGAGAAGACCAAGCAATGGCAGCACACAGTGA
- the LOC118249965 gene encoding uncharacterized protein LOC118249965 isoform X2, with protein sequence MDPEAEIKKQICKIWCASALNLQTHFLGFKHKTVEEALKAHGIVKAAGGTGDQVKTPEKLPDYVQTEPERFHGQTLEEQLNTCKDSEPALGLNYIIEYRSKDNFPFLYECQLCHCKTGLSNMFMHVCGSKHRLAYLKQHYPEIAESDEVKGKGSELNRKVRQVALTIEKKEGRKQMKVVTDAPMMRKRWQEYPNADDSPSKAKVQHVDTSLSNEEETDCKNKDGKMPDPIQEKTVQEEPEKSHQEQAKPDEKAETNKPIESSKDNKTEEDSKGNDSEKCETNKQLQEETEEFEQEPAANLEEFTSQEELLGYLQSFEILNEDDAAFILKVTQTLTDALVEYRQQSASKKDLLDTEHNGGEVLEHSMEQPDLNSADISDSDTDYSSSRSAKKSLSVTEEDDLQNFSAGTWEAAYENNITAEFLNSVRNMNVEEVTATLHKIAAANPAFRGIDIPNVVRILTESGTLRRPSNGSTQ encoded by the exons ATTTGCAAAATCTGGTGTGCTTCTGCATTAAACTTGCAGACTCACTTCCTTGGATTCAAGCATAAGACG GTGGAAGAAGCACTGAAAGCTCATGGTATTG ttaaagCTGCAGGTGGCACCGGAGATCAAGTGAAAACACCTGAAAAACTTCCTGATTATG TGCAAACTGAGCCAGAGAGATTTCATGGACAGACTTTGGAAGAGCAACTTAACACATGTAAAGATTCAGAACCTGCACTCG GACTTAATTATATAATCGAATACCGATCAAAAGACAATTTCCCTTTTCTCTATGAGTGTCAACTGTGCCACTGTAAAACAGGACTGAGTAACATGTTCATGCACGTTTGCGGCTCCAAGCATAGACTGGCATACTTG aaacaacaTTATCCTGAGATAGCAGAATCTGATGAAGTTAAGGGTAAAGGCTCTGAACTCAACAGAAAAGTTAGGCAAGTTGCATTAACAattgagaagaaagaaggaagaaaacaaatgaag GTTGTTACGGATGCCCCGATGATGAGGAAGAGATGGCAAGAAT ATCCTAATGCAGATGACAGCCCTTCAAAAGCTAAAGTTCAGCATGTGGATACGTCGCTTAgtaatgaagaagaaacagattgTAAAAATAAGGATGGAAAGATGCCAGACCCTATTCAAG aaaagactGTTCAAGAGGAGCCGGAAAAAAGTCATCAAGAACAGGCAAAACCAGATGAGAAGGCTGAAACTAATAAGCCTATTGAAAGCAGCAAAGACAACAAGACTGAAGAAGACAGCAAAGGCAACgattctgaaaa GTGTGAGACCAATAAACAATTGCAGGAAGAAACCGAGGAATTTGag CAAGAACCTGCAGCAAATCTTGAGGAATTCACTAGTCAGGAAGAACTGTTGGGTTATTTG caaAGTTTTGAGATACTGAATGAAGACGATGCTGCTTTTATCCTAAAAGTAACACAGACTCTCACAGATGCACTGGTGGAATATCGTCAGCAGTCTGCATCAAAAAAA GATCTCTTAGATACTGAACATAATGGAGGAGAAGTATTGGAACATTCCATGGAGCAACCTGACCTGAATTCTGCAGACATTAGTGATTCTGATACTG aCTATTCAAGCAGCCGATCAGCTAAGAAGTCTTTATCAGTAACTGAGGAAGATGACCTGCAAAACTTCTCAGCTGGCACTTGGGAAGCAGCATATGAGAACAACATCACTGCTGAATTTTTGAACAGTGTAAGAAATATGAATGTTGAGGAAGTTACTGCTACTCTACAcaaaatagcagcagcaaacCCAGCTTTCAGAG GAATTGATATTCCAAATGTTGTAAGGATCCTGACTGAAAGTGGGACTCTGAGAAGACCAAGCAATGGCAGCACACAGTGA